One part of the Desulfobacterales bacterium genome encodes these proteins:
- a CDS encoding D-tyrosyl-tRNA(Tyr) deacylase, whose protein sequence is MKALIQRVKTSQVLVDEIVIGSIDRGLLVFLGVGQNDSKSDADYLVEKISNLRIFEDSNGKMNESLINLGFEMLVVSQFTLFGECKKGRRPSFTDAAPPEKANELYEYFVEKVRNLGIKVETGKFRAMMEVSLINDGPVTFMVESK, encoded by the coding sequence ATGAAAGCATTAATACAAAGAGTCAAAACGAGTCAAGTTTTAGTTGATGAAATTGTTATAGGCTCAATAGATAGAGGATTATTGGTCTTTCTCGGAGTAGGCCAAAATGATTCTAAATCCGATGCTGATTATCTTGTTGAAAAAATTTCTAATTTAAGAATTTTTGAAGACAGTAATGGAAAAATGAATGAATCCCTTATAAATTTAGGATTTGAAATGTTAGTTGTTTCTCAATTTACACTTTTTGGAGAATGCAAAAAAGGAAGGCGACCTTCTTTTACTGACGCTGCGCCTCCTGAAAAAGCAAATGAATTATATGAATATTTTGTTGAAAAAGTTAGAAATCTGGGAATAAAAGTAGAAACCGGCAAATTTAGAGCAATGATGGAGGTATCTTTAATCAATGATGGACCTGTTACATTTATGGTGGAAAGCAAGTAA
- a CDS encoding replication-associated recombination protein A translates to MRPKHLDEFIGQEHIIGVEGVLKKAIANDALFSMILWGPPGCGKTTLAKTIASETKSYFCHFSAVLAGVKEIKEVIQEANKQWNFYEKRTILFVDEIHRFNKAQQDAFLHHVESGLITLIGATTENPSFEVISALLSRCRVIRLYPLSNNDLEKIIDRALKDKENGLGNIDIELSIDVLNHLVSIADGDARTVLNGLELAVSFVMQKQNPQNSDSKIFVSLDDIEQSLQQKALLYDKAGEEHYNIISAFHKSLRGSDPDAALYWLVRMIEGGEDPLYIARRMVRFASEDIGNADPFALSVAINSMESFNFLGIPEGELALCQAAVYLATAPKSNSIYTAYKKVKELIKGTGSLPVPMHIRNAPTKLMEEMGYGKGYQYSHDHKDAYSVQEYLPEKISGQYFYHPTNRGYEQTIKQRLDKWREIKEKAKKQAKQT, encoded by the coding sequence ATGAGGCCTAAACATCTTGATGAATTTATTGGCCAGGAGCATATCATTGGAGTTGAAGGTGTTTTAAAAAAAGCTATAGCTAATGATGCTCTATTTTCAATGATTCTTTGGGGACCTCCAGGTTGTGGAAAAACAACTCTCGCAAAGACCATCGCTTCTGAAACAAAATCTTATTTTTGCCATTTTTCTGCGGTTCTTGCTGGCGTAAAAGAAATAAAGGAAGTAATACAAGAAGCAAACAAGCAATGGAATTTTTATGAAAAAAGGACAATATTATTCGTAGATGAAATTCATAGATTTAATAAGGCTCAACAAGATGCTTTTCTTCACCATGTTGAAAGCGGTCTTATAACCCTTATAGGAGCTACAACTGAAAATCCATCATTTGAAGTAATATCAGCTTTATTATCAAGGTGCAGAGTTATACGATTGTATCCTCTTTCTAATAACGATTTAGAAAAAATAATTGATAGGGCATTAAAAGATAAAGAAAATGGATTAGGAAATATTGATATTGAATTGTCCATTGATGTGCTAAATCATCTTGTATCAATAGCTGATGGAGATGCGAGAACCGTTTTGAATGGCCTTGAACTTGCTGTATCCTTTGTCATGCAGAAACAAAATCCTCAAAATTCAGATTCTAAGATATTTGTATCTTTAGATGATATAGAGCAATCCCTTCAGCAAAAAGCTCTTTTATATGATAAAGCTGGAGAAGAACATTATAATATTATATCTGCTTTTCATAAAAGTTTAAGGGGGAGTGATCCTGATGCGGCTCTTTACTGGCTTGTCCGTATGATTGAGGGGGGAGAAGATCCTCTTTATATTGCAAGAAGAATGGTAAGATTTGCTTCTGAGGATATTGGAAATGCCGATCCTTTTGCCCTTTCTGTTGCAATTAATTCTATGGAATCATTTAATTTTTTAGGCATTCCTGAAGGAGAACTTGCCCTTTGCCAGGCTGCAGTTTATCTTGCAACAGCTCCGAAAAGTAATAGTATATATACGGCATATAAAAAAGTTAAAGAGCTTATAAAGGGAACAGGATCTCTTCCTGTTCCTATGCATATAAGAAATGCACCTACAAAGCTTATGGAAGAAATGGGCTATGGAAAAGGTTATCAATATTCTCATGATCATAAAGATGCCTATAGTGTGCAGGAATATCTTCCAGAAAAAATTTCTGGACAATATTTTTATCACCCTACAAACAGAGGCTATGAGCAGACCATAAAGCAAAGGCTTGATAAATGGCGCGAAATAAAAGAAAAAGCTAAAAAACAGGCAAAGCAAACATGA